One genomic window of Branchiostoma floridae strain S238N-H82 chromosome 4, Bfl_VNyyK, whole genome shotgun sequence includes the following:
- the LOC118412893 gene encoding neurotactin-like: protein MVKTTKEEEVELLSPASSDDFTVEGDLGKKEPPSPEASEEVAEDDDEEEDGLESVTLLNVQRTSEVDYQKRQDVCACLKTRSCAVMLGVLILLSILGVQFRLYFLFYENLSGEKARPHVALQTACQKMVGVEEDGLFVFKGIPYGEPPVGPLRWQPTVTKQKSNETCRNETVYADTFQVSCPTIQDGNIVGDEDCLYLNVWTPEFHPEHPLPVIVWILERPSLPQLLQYQLDTVDGNHHKAFFKAARPQRKVTSHSLVTSNATAVHVTFSYRQNVFGFLALGILSDEFAEQYSCNYGLHDQLAALRWVQDNIADFGGDPGRVTLVGEGQAASHALCLLTSPMSGGLFQAVWLADVEHRRYRPLLNSSAENIGVLNSTGCRNASCLRQLTARQLLQAVPRRDHSFWFPSKEQKCSLSKWKTAQQVIHNDLLPESPWWTLLGDENATDRNISFALGMTGGCDVTMNMDMNDTMLINLLRSVVGDHEAEAVSLYRRHDDANTSTPANDVCVSMATDLRYACPFVDLSEYLDISTGGPISNRYISSSNQCQGDSIWTSFFEEEPPNPKSLTLYQLLSAFARTGAFPEGLLASDNQTERSKDSVVSPKMDYRDEECTFWRENLL, encoded by the exons ATGGTGAAGACGACGAAAGAAGAAGAGGTGGAGCTGTTGAGCCCGGCGTCGTCTGACGACTTCACGGTGGAAGGAGATCTGGGGAAGAAGGAGCCGCCTTCACCAG AAGCTAGTGAAGAAGTTGCCGAAGACGACGATGAAGAAGAAGACGGCTTGGAGAGCGTGACCTTGCTGAATGTGCAGCGCACGTCAGAGGTCGACTACCAGAAGCGACAGGACGTCTGCGCATGCCTGAAGACTCGCTCATGCGCAGTGATGCTGGGTGTGCTGATCCTATTGTCCATATTAGGAGTGCAGTTCCGGCTGTACTTCCTGTTCTATGAGAACCTGTCCGGTGAGAAGGCGCGGCCGCACGTCGCGCTGCAGACGGCATGTCAGAAGATGGTAGGGGTCGAGGAGGACGGGCTGTTCGTCTTTAAAG GTATACCATATGGCGAACCTCCTGTCGGACCCCTGAGATGGCAGCCAACCGTAACGAAACAAAAGTCCAACGAAACGTGTCGGAATGAGACCGTGTACGCGGACACCTTCCAAGTCTCCTGTCCTACCATCCAGGATGGGAATATCGTTG GCGACGAGGACTGCCTGTACCTGAACGTCTGGACGCCAGAATTCCACCCCGAACATCCGCTTCCGGTCATCGTTTGGATCCTGGAGCGCCCCTCGCTGCCTcagctgctgcagtaccaactgGATACGGTGGATGGCAATCATCACAAGGCGTTTTTCAAGGCAGCCCGGCCACAACGAAAG GTGACGTCACACAGTCTGGTGACGTCCAACGCCACCGCTGTTCACGTGACCTTCTCCTACCGACAGAACGTGTTCGGCTTTTTGGCGCTCGGCATTCTGTCGGACGAATTTGCGGAACAATACTCAT GTAACTACGGCCTGCATGACCAGCTCGCGGCGCTACGGTGGGTTCAGGACAACATCGCGGACTTCGGAGGAGACCCAGGCCGCGTCACGCTGGTGGGGGAGGGTCAAG CCGCCTCCCACGCGCTGTGCCTGCTGACGTCCCCCATGTCCGGCGGGCTGTTCCAGGCGGTCTGGCTGGCTGACGTCGAGCACAGGCGCTACAGACCCCTCCTCAACTCCTCCGCGGAGAACATCGGCGTGCTGAACTCCACGGGCTGCCGGAACGCCTCGTGTCTCAGACAGCTCACGGCAAggcagctgctgcag GCGGTTCCACGCCGAGACCACTCCTTCTGGTTCCCCTCTAAGGAGCAGAAGTGTTCCCTGTCAAAGTGGAAAACCGCGCAGCAGGTCATACACAACGATCTCCTCCCAGAATCCCCCTGGTGGACGTTGCTAGGAGACGAGAACGCCACCGACCGGAACATCTCTTTCGCGCTGGGCATGACGGGAGGATGTGACGTGACGATGAACATGGACATGAACGACACGATGTTGATCAACCTATTACGAA GTGTCGTCGGCGATCACGAAGCCGAGGCCGTCAGCCTTTACCGTCGCCATGACGACGCGAACACCAGCACTCCCGCTAATGACGTCTgcgtttccatggcaacggaCCTCCGCTACGCCTGCCCGTTCGTCGACCTGTCGGAGTACCTGGACATCAGTACAGGGGGTCCCATCTCCAACAGATACATCTCCTCTTCCAATCAGTGCCAAGGGGACAGCATTTGGACCAGTTTCTTTGAGGAAGAGCCGCCTAATCCAAAGTCGTTGACCCTGTATCAGCTGCTCAGTGCGTTTGCGCGAACCGGCGCGTTTCCCGAAGGACTTCTGGCCAGTGACAACCAGACGGAGCGTAGCAAAGACTCAGTCGTATCCCCGAAGATGGACTACAGAGATGAGGAATGTACCTTTTGGAGAGAGAATCTGCTATAG